One genomic segment of Catalinimonas alkaloidigena includes these proteins:
- a CDS encoding sulfatase-like hydrolase/transferase produces the protein MIFSNLAIENTFAQANSEMGNGVNVIYILVDDLGYGDINLELDGIDEFSNPFITTPNLSRFAKESMVFTRHYAAAPTCSPSRAGLLTGKTPTRHNINRWINDLQEDDKFFLRGKEVTIAEVLKQEGYQTAIVGKWHLNGADWTEPDHWTGWTGSFPNQQGFDYAFVSKENPHRTPLLQTNAMQNPGDFYLADDDVTGHAVGVTKGYSTQILTDRAISWISQKRNPDKPFFLLLTYDAVHEKIQNPPAFTALYNTGNVEKNKYYASVTFLDHHIGRLIDYLDQLNEIEKGIVENTVIFFSSDNGPEVRDVYWGAHRSYGTSYPLFGQKRQLYEGGIRVPGMVRWPGTIQPGITQEPNSHVDVLPTLAALTGAELPENIRLDGKSLVPLLVNNKSISREKPLYWQNELAGQEWQIAGKGYDQRYVGPGPIDLPVPKVVTARGSYILRGYTEGREEQFKQPSIFQLYNVDKDPLEKVELSAFEPELYAEMKKELIQMYEDVQKDRVQSGNEILNKVDQR, from the coding sequence TTGATTTTTTCAAATCTTGCTATAGAAAATACTTTTGCTCAGGCAAACTCAGAAATGGGTAACGGAGTGAATGTTATTTATATTTTAGTCGATGATTTAGGTTATGGAGATATAAACCTAGAATTAGATGGGATTGACGAATTTAGCAATCCATTTATAACAACTCCTAATCTATCAAGATTTGCCAAAGAGTCAATGGTTTTTACTCGGCATTATGCAGCAGCCCCTACCTGTTCGCCTTCCCGTGCAGGTTTGTTGACTGGAAAAACGCCTACAAGACATAATATTAACCGCTGGATAAACGACTTGCAGGAAGACGATAAATTTTTCTTAAGAGGTAAAGAGGTAACTATTGCCGAAGTTTTAAAACAAGAGGGGTATCAGACTGCTATCGTGGGCAAATGGCATTTGAATGGTGCTGACTGGACAGAACCCGATCACTGGACAGGATGGACTGGTTCTTTTCCTAACCAGCAGGGTTTTGACTATGCATTCGTTTCAAAAGAAAATCCGCATAGAACACCTCTGTTGCAAACGAATGCGATGCAGAATCCCGGTGATTTTTATTTAGCTGATGATGACGTGACCGGTCATGCTGTGGGTGTAACCAAGGGCTATTCAACCCAGATACTTACTGACAGGGCAATTAGCTGGATAAGTCAAAAAAGGAATCCAGACAAGCCGTTTTTCTTGTTACTTACCTATGATGCCGTTCACGAAAAAATACAGAATCCTCCCGCCTTCACTGCTCTTTATAATACAGGAAATGTTGAAAAAAATAAATACTATGCCAGTGTAACCTTTCTGGATCACCATATAGGGAGGCTGATAGATTATTTGGATCAACTCAATGAGATAGAAAAAGGTATTGTTGAAAATACGGTCATCTTTTTTTCTAGTGATAATGGACCAGAGGTCCGAGATGTATATTGGGGAGCTCATAGATCTTATGGTACTTCCTATCCCTTGTTTGGTCAGAAGCGACAACTTTATGAGGGTGGAATCCGAGTGCCCGGTATGGTTCGTTGGCCGGGAACAATTCAACCGGGCATAACCCAAGAACCCAATTCCCATGTAGATGTATTGCCAACTTTGGCTGCATTGACTGGGGCAGAATTACCTGAAAATATCAGGCTGGATGGAAAGAGTTTAGTGCCACTTTTAGTAAACAACAAAAGCATAAGCAGGGAAAAGCCTTTATATTGGCAAAATGAACTTGCAGGCCAGGAGTGGCAGATTGCAGGCAAAGGTTATGACCAAAGATATGTTGGACCCGGGCCCATTGATTTGCCGGTACCAAAGGTGGTTACCGCTAGAGGTTCTTACATTCTCAGAGGATATACAGAGGGTAGGGAAGAACAGTTTAAGCAGCCCTCCATATTTCAGTTGTACAATGTGGATAAAGATCCTTTGGAAAAAGTGGAGTTATCAGCTTTTGAGCCTGAATTATACGCTGAAATGAAAAAAGAACTTATTCAAATGTATGAAGATGTTCAAAAGGACAGGGTGCAATCAGGGAATGAAATATTAAACAAGGTAGATCAACGATAA
- a CDS encoding plastocyanin/azurin family copper-binding protein: protein MANLSSKEGSPLTEYADTTVVEMKSEGIELSYSVTEIRAKAGDILLIRYKNESDMNHNIVLVREEADIRPVGIAALQAMGSDWVPEKEKERIIAHSALAYPGETVELTLEVPPPGTYPYICTYSAHWTQMQGRLISTE, encoded by the coding sequence ATGGCAAACCTGTCATCAAAAGAGGGCAGCCCTCTTACCGAATACGCAGATACGACTGTCGTTGAGATGAAATCTGAGGGGATTGAACTGAGCTATTCTGTGACAGAGATACGTGCCAAAGCTGGCGATATCCTGCTTATCCGATATAAGAATGAAAGCGATATGAACCATAACATCGTATTGGTCAGAGAAGAAGCGGATATACGTCCGGTAGGTATCGCGGCGCTTCAGGCTATGGGTAGTGACTGGGTTCCTGAAAAAGAAAAGGAACGTATCATCGCCCACAGCGCGCTGGCCTATCCCGGGGAAACAGTAGAGCTTACGCTGGAAGTGCCGCCTCCGGGAACCTATCCCTACATTTGTACCTACTCTGCTCACTGGACGCAAATGCAGGGTAGGTTGATCTCAACGGAATAA